In the Acidobacteriota bacterium genome, AGGGTCGCGAGCGTCCCGGCCGCGGCCGCCGGCGGCGACGACGACTCGAGCGAGAGGGCGTACAGCACCAGGGTGAGGAGCGCGAGGACCGCCACGTTGAAGACGAGGAACGACTTCATCCCGAAGAGGGGAAGGAGCGGGACGGTCAGGACCGGCATCAGGATCGGGTGCTTCGGGTACCACTCGCCGCGCGCGCCGAGGGAGATCTGCCTCTCGTGCGTCGCAACGCCGCCGCCGAGCTGGTTCCGCAGATCGAGATCGCGATCGACGGCGAGGGAGATCGCCGTCTCGGCGTAGTACGGGCAGTCGCCAATCAAGAAGGTGTACGGCTCGTAGACGAGGACGACGTGCGTCACCACGGCGATCAGCAGGACGGTCCCCGCGGCCGCCCCCCACAGCAGAGACCGCCGGGCGTCGGACGTCACCGCCATGACCCCGGGCGCCGCGGCGCTAGAGGGCGGCGGCGCGGCGGATCTCCTCGAGGAGCAGGTCGACATGGCGCTCGCGCGACAGGTAAGAGGTGGCGCAGAACCGGATCACGCGGCGCCCGTCGAGAACCGACGTCGAGATCCAAGCGCGCCCCGCCCGCTCGACCTCCGTCTGGATCTTCATCTGAAGGGCGTCGAGATCCGCGGGCCTTCCCGCGAGCTCGGGCGGGACGACGCGGAAGCAGAAGACGCCGAGGCTGGGCTCCGTCACCGCCTCCATCCCCTGCGACGCCGAGACCCGCCCGGCCAGGTACTCGGCGAGGGCGATCTGGCGGTCGAGGGCCTCCTCGTAGCCCCGCCGCCCGTGCTGCCTCAGCGACAGCCAGACCTTGAGCGCGTCGAGCCGTCGTGACCCCGCGACGCCGAACTGGAAGAGGTTCAGGTCCTCGTGCTCCGCGAAGATCCGATCCGAAACGTAGTGCGGCGTCACCTCGAACGTCCGCCTCAGCGCCGCGCCGTCCCGGGCGATGATCGCCCCCGCCGAGTACGGGACGGAGAACCACTTGTGCGGATCGAGCGTCACCGAGTCGGCCCTCTCGATCCCGTCGAGGAGGGCGCGGCGCCGCGTCGACAGGCGGGCCGCCCCGCCCCAGGCCGCGTCGACGTGGAACCAGAGCCTCTCGCGCTCGCAGACGTCGGCGAGCTCTTCGAGGGGATCGATCGCGCCGCTCGTCGTCGTCCCCGCGATCCCGACGACGCAGAATGGGATCTTCCCGGCGGCCCGATCGGCGGCGATGAGCCGCGCGAGCTCGGGAACGACGATTCGGAAGCCGGCGTCCGTCGGGACGACCCGTCGCCCGTCGCGCCCGATCCCGAGCATGTCGGCGGTCTTGTCGAGGGAGTAGTGGGCCTGCGCCGACACGTAGAAGACGGGCGCCCCACGCGCCGCGCGGACGCCCCCCTGCCGCACGTCGGGGATCGCCTCGTTGAGCGCCGTCTTGAGCCCCGTGTAGTTCGCGAGGCTGCCGCCGTTCGTCATCGTGCCGAAGGCACGCTCTCCGAGCCCCGCGAGATCGCAGAGCCAGCGCATCACCGTCCTCTCGATCTGCGAGCCCGCCGGGCCGTGGCTCCACGCCGCCATGTTCTGGTTGATGGTGGCGGCGATCGCCTCCGAGAAGACGCCGATCACCGTCGGCGTGGGATTGAAGAGCCCGAAGTACCGGGGCGACGCGAGGTGGAACGAGCCCGGGAGCACGCGCTCGCGCACCTCCGCGAGGAGCGAGAAGGGGTCGGAGCCCTCCTCCGGGAGGGGCGCGTCGAAGAGCGTCGCGAGCCGCCCCTGGTCCCGCGGCGAGATGGGAATCGTCTCGAGCGAGGTGTAATAGGCGGCGATGAGATCGGCGACATCGCGGCCGAATCTCCGGATGTCCTCTTCCCGCCACTCCATGCCGGCACCCACGCTCCTCTTCAGGGGAGGCGAAGGACGTGCGGCCACCAGGCCTGCACGCGGAGCTGGGCGATCACGAACCCCAGGATCGGAAGCCACACCCACTTCATCGCGCGCGATCCCTCGATCTTGAGGCCGATGAGGTTGACCTCGATCACCTCGGAGCTCTTGAAGAGCTTCGGCGCCGGCCACCAGCGCGGCACCGAGTTCAAATAGGCCTGATACTCGGCACCGAGCCTCTTCAGGAGGTACCGCTCCTCGGCGGGGACGGTGCCGATCATGTAGACGAGCGTCGTGAGCAGGATCCCCGCGGCGAGGGTGGCGCTCTGCGCGAAGAGGGCGCCCGACACGCCGAGGAGGAGGGATCCGACATAGAGCGGGTTGCGGCAGATCGAGTACGGGCCCTCCTCGACGACGACGCGCCGCTTTCTCCCGCCGAGATAGAGCGTCGCCCAGAACCGGAAGGCGGCCCCGGCCGCAAAGAAAATCCAGGCGACCGAGTTGAACGCGAGGCCGACCCACGAGCCCGTCGGCAGCATCGGCTGGGCGAGCATCGTCACCACGACCAGCGGCGCGAGGAAGACGATCCCCGCCCATCCGCGGTACTTGAACCCGAAGCTTCCCTTGTCCGTCTCCCCGACTCCGGCCGGCTCGACGACGACCGCCTTCTTCCCCGCCATGCCTCGTTCTCTCCCGCGTCCCCGTGATCCGATTCGAAGAGGCTCCAACCTAGCACCGCCGGAGACGATCCGGCAGCCTTGATCGGCCGGGCGGCGGCGCGACATACTCCAGGTGTCGCGCGGTCGCGCACGGCCCAGGCCCGCACATCCTCGTGAGGTAACGACCATGTCCCGACTCCCGACCAGGCTCCTCGCCCCGGCGATCGCCGGCGCCCTCGCGCTCGCCGCCTTCTCGCTGAGCGCGGCGCCCGCCCCTGCAGGGACGCCGTACAAGATGACGATCCCGAAGGGACTCGACGAGATGCCGGTCCCCGACGACAACCCGATGACCGTCGAGAAGATCGATCTGGGCAGGCAGCTCTACTTCGACACGCGCCTCTCGGTCGACAGCTCCGTCTCGTGCGCGACGTGCCACGACCCGTCGAAGGGGTGGACCGACAACCTTCCGGTCTCGAAGGGAATCAAAGGGCAGAAGGGAGGGAGATCGGCCCCCACCGTCATCAACTCGGGTTACGCGTACGCGCAGTTCTGGGACGGCCGCGCGAAGAGCCTCGAGGAGCAGGCGCTGGGCCCCATCCAGAACCCCATCGAAATGGGAGAGAAGCTCGACAACGTCGTGAAGAAGCTCAACGGGATCGCCGGCTACCGATCGCAGTTCCAGAAGGTGTACGGCACCGACGCGACGCCCCAGGCGATCGCGAAGTCGATCGCGGCTTTCGAGCGGACGATCGTCTCGGGGAACTCCCCCTTCGATCGCTTTCAGGCGGGCGACAAGATGGCGATGCCCGCGGCGGCGGTGCGCGGCTTCGAGATCTTCAAGGGGAAGGCGCAGTGCACGAACTGCCACGTCGGGTTCACGCAGTCCGACTCGCTCTTCCACAACCTCGGCGTCGGCGTGAACGCCGCGAATCCCGACCTCGGCCGGTCCGCGGTAACGAAGGACCCCAAGGACAAGGGCGCTTTCAAGACGCCGACGCTCCGGGATCTGACGAAGACGGCTCCCTACCTTCACGACGGGAGCGAGGCGACGCTCCAGGGGGTGATCGAGTTCTACGACAAGGGGGGGATCAGGAACCCCAACCTCGATCCGAAGATGAAGCCGCTGAACCTCACCGACAACGAGAAGCTCGACCTGCTCGCCTACCTCAAGGCGCTCGACGGAGAGGCCCCCGTCGTCACGCCCCCGAAGCTCCCCTGAGCTCCCTCGACCCGCGGGAGGTGGGGCGCCTCATGAGATCCAGCGCGAAGGCAAGGTCGACATTGCCGCCGGAGAGGATCGCCCCGACTCGCTTTCCTGGAAGCCGCAGCCGGCCGGTGTAGAGGGCGGCGAGGCCGAGGGCCCCGGTCGGCTCGACGACGAGCTTCATCCGCTCCCAGAGGAAACGCATCGTCTCGACGAGCGCTTCGTCCGGCACGGTGACGACGTCGTGGACGTAGCGGCGGACGAGTCCGAGCGTGAGGTCGCTGAGGGACGGGGTGCGCGCGCCGTCGGCGATCGTGTCGGGATGATCGGCCCGCTCGAGGCGGCCGCTCCGGAACGAGCGAGCGCCGTCGTCCCCCGCCTCCGGCTCGACGCCGATGACGCGGCACGAGGGGGCGAGGTGGCGCGCCGCGAGCGACGAGCCCGAGAGGAGCCCTCCCCCTCCGAGCGGCACGAGGAGAGCGTCGAGCGGCCCCGCCGACTCGATCAGCTCGCACGCGGCGGTCCCCGCACCGGCGACGATGTCCGGATGATCGAACGGCGGGATGACGGTCATCCCCCGCTCGCGCGCGATCCGCGCCGCCATCTCGGCGCGGTCTTCACCGGCGAGATCGTAGTGGACCACCTCGGCGCCGTAGCCGCGCGTCGCCTCGAGCTTCGCGGCCGGGGCGGTGCTGGGCATCACGATCGTCGCGCGGGTGCCGAGGATCTTCGATACGAGCGCCACCGCCTGCGCGTGGTTCCCCGAGGAGTACGCGACGACGCCCCGCGCGCGCACCCCCTCGTCGAGCTGCGAGATGGCGTTGAAGGCCCCGCGGAACTTGAAGGCCCCCATCCGCTGGAGGTTCTCGCATTTGAGGAAGACGCGCGCCCCCGTCATGGCGTCGAGGGTGCGGGAGGTGGCCGCGGGGGTGACGTGGGCGACGCCGCGAAGGCGCTCCCGCGCCCCGAGGAGCCTTCCGATCATCGCTTCGTGCGAGGGGAGATCGTTGTCCACGGGAGGAATCTACCACGGGGTGCGCCGATTCCCGTCCCGCGCCGCCGCCGATGGAATCCCGGCGCGCGATGCCGGTAGAATGCGCACCCTTACGCAGGAGTCCCGGATGAATCCCCGTCGAGCTCTCTCCATCGCGGCGGCGCTGCTTCTCGCGCCTGCGCAAGCTGCCGCCCAGACCGCACCCGACCCCAACAAGGCATCCGAGTACGTCGAGGTGACGACCTCGCGCATTCCGGAGGAGGTCGAGATCGTCCCCGCCTCGGTGACGGTCATCACGCGGCAGGAGCTCCGGGATCGCGGCGCGACCGACCTCCGCACCGCCCTCCTCTTCGCTGCGGGGGTCGAGATTTCCCCCGGCGGCGACGCCGGCCCGGCCTCGTCGGTGCCGGAGTTCTGGGGGCTTCGCGAGTTCGACGCCTTCCTCCTCGTCGTGGACGGCGTGCCGTGGGGAGGGGCCTTCAACCCCTCCCTCTCCACGATCGATCTCGCCGACGTCGAGCGCATCGAGGTGCTGCGCGGGGCGGCGCCGGTGATGTACGGGGCGACGTCGTTCGTGGGGGTCATCCAGATCCTGCGGCGCGCCGCCGGTGAGGGGGAGACGACGGCCACCGCGAAAACGGGGAGCTTCGGCGGCGGAGGCGTGGGCGCCTCGACGCCCCTTCCGATGCTCGGGACCCTCGCATCGACGCTCGCAGCCGACGTCGAGAGCGTGAACTTCAGGGACGATCGAACGGGCGTGGATCGCGGCCACATCCTCTGGCGCGGCGGGACGCCTCTCGGGAGCGGCCGGCTTCGCCTCGACGCGGACGCGATCTGGATCGGGCAGGACCCCGCGAGCCCTCAGCCCCGCGTGGGTCGCGTGATCACGAGCCTCGTCCCCCTCGACTCGAACCACAACCCCGACGACGCACACCTCGACGAGCGCCGCCTCTTCTTCGTGGCCGGCTACGATCACCCGCTCCCCGGAACGTCGGGGACTTTCGCGACGGCGCTCTCATTCACGCGCTCGGACCAGGGGATCTTCCGCGGCTTCCTCACCGACGTGTCGAACGTGAGCCCCAACGCGAACGGATTCCGGGAGGCGGTCTCGACGGCAGACCTCTACTTCGACGCGCATGGCGACTTCCACGTCACGCGCACGGTGAGGATCGTGGCCGGCGTCGATCACCTGCACGGCCTCGGGACGGGGCGGGGCGGCGATTTCGACTACTTCATCCCGCTCGACGGCGACAACGCCCCCTCGCCGTCCAGCCTCCCCTCCGCGGCCGACGTGAAGATCCGCGATCGAAGGGAGTTCTCGGGCGCGTACGGCTTCGTCGAGTGGACGCCGGTGGACCGGTGGCGCCTCGAGCTGGGGGCGCGCCTCAACCGCACCGTCGAGAGCCGCAGCGTCAACGCCGACCAGTTCGGCGTCGGCGTCACGAAGGGAGCCGACCGGAGCGAGGTGATGCGCGGCAGCGGCGCCGCGGGCGCGACCTACACCGCGTGGCAGCGGAAGGCGGACGCGGTGCACATCTACGCCGACTACCGCGATACCTACAAGCCGGCCGCCATCGACTTCGGCATCGACAGCGAGCCCGAGATCCTCGAGCCCGAGACCGCGCAGAGCTACGAGGTGGGGTCGAAGGCGAGGCTCCTCGGGGGAAAGCTCCAGCCCGAGATCAGCGTCTTCCGGATGGACTTCCGGAATCTCGTCGTGGACCAGATCTCGGGAGGCCTCCCCGTCCTCGTCAACGCCGGCCGGGAGCGCTTCCAGGGAGTCGAGACGTCGATCGGCTGGTCGGTCACGCCGAATCTTCTCTGGCGCACGGGATGGAGCTTCCACAACGCGCGCTTCAGGGACTTCGTGCAGGATTTCGGCGGGGTGCCGACGCAGCTCTCGGGAAACCGGCTCGAGATGTCGCCGCGCACGATGGGATCGACGGGGCTCGTCTACGCGCGCCCGACGGGCTGGGTCGGCTTCGCGCAGGTCGGGGTCGTCGGGAACCGATACCTCAACAAGCGCAACACGGCCCTCGTCTCACCCTACGCGACGGTGGCGGCGGGGATCGGCTACAGGATCAGGTCGTGGGAGCTCCGGCTCGACGGCTGGAACCTGACGAACCAGAGGCCCCCCGTCTCTGAGAGCGAGATGGGGGACGCCCAGTACTACCGCCTCCCCGCGACGCGCGTCGTCCTCTCGGCGACCTTCCTCGCCGGCGCGAAGCCTTCGCCCGCGAAGCGGAGCTGAAGGGCCGGGAAGGGGCGGCGAGCGGCGGCCCCGGATCAGCCCGCCGGGATCGCGTCCTCCAGCGTCATGGTGAAGAGGATC is a window encoding:
- a CDS encoding isoprenylcysteine carboxylmethyltransferase family protein, yielding MAGKKAVVVEPAGVGETDKGSFGFKYRGWAGIVFLAPLVVVTMLAQPMLPTGSWVGLAFNSVAWIFFAAGAAFRFWATLYLGGRKRRVVVEEGPYSICRNPLYVGSLLLGVSGALFAQSATLAAGILLTTLVYMIGTVPAEERYLLKRLGAEYQAYLNSVPRWWPAPKLFKSSEVIEVNLIGLKIEGSRAMKWVWLPILGFVIAQLRVQAWWPHVLRLP
- a CDS encoding c-type cytochrome; the protein is MSRLPTRLLAPAIAGALALAAFSLSAAPAPAGTPYKMTIPKGLDEMPVPDDNPMTVEKIDLGRQLYFDTRLSVDSSVSCATCHDPSKGWTDNLPVSKGIKGQKGGRSAPTVINSGYAYAQFWDGRAKSLEEQALGPIQNPIEMGEKLDNVVKKLNGIAGYRSQFQKVYGTDATPQAIAKSIAAFERTIVSGNSPFDRFQAGDKMAMPAAAVRGFEIFKGKAQCTNCHVGFTQSDSLFHNLGVGVNAANPDLGRSAVTKDPKDKGAFKTPTLRDLTKTAPYLHDGSEATLQGVIEFYDKGGIRNPNLDPKMKPLNLTDNEKLDLLAYLKALDGEAPVVTPPKLP
- a CDS encoding threo-3-hydroxy-L-aspartate ammonia-lyase — encoded protein: MIGRLLGARERLRGVAHVTPAATSRTLDAMTGARVFLKCENLQRMGAFKFRGAFNAISQLDEGVRARGVVAYSSGNHAQAVALVSKILGTRATIVMPSTAPAAKLEATRGYGAEVVHYDLAGEDRAEMAARIARERGMTVIPPFDHPDIVAGAGTAACELIESAGPLDALLVPLGGGGLLSGSSLAARHLAPSCRVIGVEPEAGDDGARSFRSGRLERADHPDTIADGARTPSLSDLTLGLVRRYVHDVVTVPDEALVETMRFLWERMKLVVEPTGALGLAALYTGRLRLPGKRVGAILSGGNVDLAFALDLMRRPTSRGSRELRGASGA
- a CDS encoding TonB-dependent receptor is translated as MNPRRALSIAAALLLAPAQAAAQTAPDPNKASEYVEVTTSRIPEEVEIVPASVTVITRQELRDRGATDLRTALLFAAGVEISPGGDAGPASSVPEFWGLREFDAFLLVVDGVPWGGAFNPSLSTIDLADVERIEVLRGAAPVMYGATSFVGVIQILRRAAGEGETTATAKTGSFGGGGVGASTPLPMLGTLASTLAADVESVNFRDDRTGVDRGHILWRGGTPLGSGRLRLDADAIWIGQDPASPQPRVGRVITSLVPLDSNHNPDDAHLDERRLFFVAGYDHPLPGTSGTFATALSFTRSDQGIFRGFLTDVSNVSPNANGFREAVSTADLYFDAHGDFHVTRTVRIVAGVDHLHGLGTGRGGDFDYFIPLDGDNAPSPSSLPSAADVKIRDRREFSGAYGFVEWTPVDRWRLELGARLNRTVESRSVNADQFGVGVTKGADRSEVMRGSGAAGATYTAWQRKADAVHIYADYRDTYKPAAIDFGIDSEPEILEPETAQSYEVGSKARLLGGKLQPEISVFRMDFRNLVVDQISGGLPVLVNAGRERFQGVETSIGWSVTPNLLWRTGWSFHNARFRDFVQDFGGVPTQLSGNRLEMSPRTMGSTGLVYARPTGWVGFAQVGVVGNRYLNKRNTALVSPYATVAAGIGYRIRSWELRLDGWNLTNQRPPVSESEMGDAQYYRLPATRVVLSATFLAGAKPSPAKRS